A stretch of Coccidioides posadasii str. Silveira chromosome 2, complete sequence DNA encodes these proteins:
- a CDS encoding uncharacterized protein (EggNog:ENOG410PQV4~COG:K~BUSCO:9549at33183) → MPRSSAVPFSDLLNPQSQPGDGPSAPRTPSNQPAKSATSSPAMSSASVSLLPPLAKGQRSTTDEPRQELPRPYKCPLCDRAFHRLEHQTRHIRTHTGEKPHACQFPGCSKRFSRSDELTRHSRIHNNPNSRRGNKAQQLAAAASMNNMVDANAAAAAGMMPPPSKPITRSAPVSQVTSPNVSPPHSYVTYATHLPSNLGPYGRAAGERPPSAMDMNMLATAAYHVERDDLASYHYSSNTAPHRPQYSSGLRPASHHSHHSLHPGTRLPSLSAYALSHSMSRSHSQEEDDYGHRVKRSRPNSPNSTAPSSPTFSHNSLSPTPDHTPLATPAHSPRLRPFVANDLHLPALRHLSLHHTPALAPMEPATEPPKHYSPTQPHVGPSISDIMSRPDGTQRKLPVPQIPKVAVQEVLNPGSGISSGNSSVAGGDLAERY, encoded by the coding sequence ATGCCACGTTCCTCAGCGGTGCCCTTTTCAGATTTATTAAACCCGCAGAGTCAACCTGGTGACGGTCCATCAGCTCCCCGGACCCCTTCAAACCAACCCGCTAAATCTGCCACGTCCAGTCCAGCAATGTCTTCTGCTTCAGTTAGTCTCCTGCCTCCCCTGGCCAAGGGCCAACGCTCGACCACAGACGAGCCCCGTCAAGAGCTGCCCCGTCCCTACAAATGTCCCCTCTGTGACCGTGCCTTCCACCGTCTGGAGCACCAGACGAGACACATCCGCACACATACCGGAGAGAAGCCACATGCCTGCCAGTTCCCCGGCTGCTCGAAGAGATTCAGTCGATCAGACGAGCTTACCCGACATTCCCGAATCCACAACAACCCAAACTCGAGAAGAGGGAACAAGGCCCAGCAGCTGGCGGCAGCTGCTTCCATGAACAACATGGTCGATGCCAACGCGGCCGCTGCCGCCGGTATGATGCCACCTCCCAGCAAGCCAATTACGAGATCAGCTCCTGTCTCCCAAGTCACCTCTCCAAACGTATCTCCCCCACATTCTTACGTCACCTATGCCACCCATCTGCCCTCGAATCTTGGTCCTTATGGACGGGCAGCCGGTGAGCGCCCGCCTTCTGCAATGGATATGAACATGCTCGCGACTGCTGCATATCACGTTGAGAGAGATGATCTTGCTTCCTACCACTACTCCTCGAACACCGCTCCTCATCGGCCGCAGTACAGCAGTGGACTTCGCCCGGCATCTCACCACTCGCATCATTCACTCCACCCCGGAACCCGACTTCCCTCCCTGTCCGCCTATGCGCTATCCCACTCTATGTCTCGGTCCCACTCgcaggaggaagatgattaCGGCCACAGAGTCAAGCGATCGCGACCAAATTCACCAAACTCGACAGCTCCCTCGTCTCCTACCTTTTCTCATAACTCACTCTCGCCTACTCCCGACCATACTCCTCTCGCAACGCCAGCTCACTCTCCACGCTTGAGACCATTTGTTGCCAACGATTTGCATCTGCCGGCGCTCCGACACCTCTCTCTTCACCACACCCCCGCCCTGGCTCCAATGGAACCGGCCACGGAACCACCGAAGCATTACTCTCCAACACAGCCCCATGTCGGTCCTTCTATCTCCGACATCATGTCCCGTCCGGATGGTACTCAGCGGAAGCTGCCTGTGCCGCAGATCCCCAAGGTTGCCGTGCAGGAAGTTTTGAATCCGGGCAGTGGCATCTCCTCAGGTAACTCTTCCGTCGCCGGTGGTGATCTCGCAGAACGCTACTAG
- a CDS encoding uncharacterized protein (TransMembrane:1 (n54-66c71/72o81-97i)) has product MLLRIMTTEYGGKMSFRSATLWASKKKIKNKKKESKKKGEEKVTKKKKISKNSLLYSGLRTFFFFIHTALLACIRSTEYNLGMYVSISFFLFVARIPRVPHIMRGHTHTHTHHKVP; this is encoded by the coding sequence ATGTTACTCCGTATTATGACAACGGAATATGGAGGTAAAATGTCCTTCAGGTCAGCCACCTTGTGggcaagcaaaaaaaaaataaaaaataaaaaaaaagaaagcaaaaaaaagggagaggagaaggtgacgaagaagaagaaaatatctaAAAATTCACTCTTGTATTCCGGACTCCgtacttttttctttttcatccACACCGCACTCCTTGCTtgcatacggagtacggagtacaatcTGGGTATGTATGTGTCtatctcttttttcctttttgtcGCGCGGATCCCCCGAGTTCCCCACATCATGCGAggacacacacacacacacacacaccacAAGGTCCCCTGA